A genome region from Cucumis sativus cultivar 9930 chromosome 4, Cucumber_9930_V3, whole genome shotgun sequence includes the following:
- the LOC101220076 gene encoding pre-mRNA-processing protein 40A isoform X2 — MANNPQYSGLQPLRPPVVGPMDQGRSFVPPMTAQFRPAVPGPHSQQFVPLPSPHFQPLGQGVPLMNAGMPPPPPQPQQSQFSQPVAHLPLRPCEPVHGTLPPQTIPLPVAQQNRQYTPELQQAQPLTQPAAIGMPGPGGSGTSLSASYSYGPPQNYNTTIVQPVPQSHAPVVSSGGQLGSLVSVTPLNHSREQPYATSSVTSAANVLLMPSATAASSEWREHTSPDGRRYYYNKKTKISSWEKPFELMTAIERADASTNWKEFTSPEGRKYYYNKMTKESKWIIPEELKLARERVEKSSTLGTEKEPVPLELPSVSTLEAPSTTADTQTTAKELASNALSVAAADLQTDKDASPGAVSSVETNGGVQSPVNIVPSSCAISENDDSAGVVEVTTVEPRNDLNQSSAQDTENLTDGVSAQELEETKKDTSDEKVEFTLEERAIDQDTSAYPNKQEAKNAFKALLESANVGSDWTWDRAMRIIINDKRYGALKTLGERKQAFNEFLGQRKKQEVEERRTKQKKAREEFRKMLEESTELTSSMRWGKAESIFENDERFQAVERDRDRRDLFESFLEELKNKERAKAQEERSRNILEYRKFLESCDFIKASSQWRKVQDRLEVDERCSRLEKIDRLEIFQEYLRDLEKEEEEQRKIQKEELRKAERKNRDEFRKMMEEHIAAGLLTPKIHWRDYCMKVKELPAYLAVAANTSGSTPKDLFEDVAEELQKQYRDDKTRIKDAVKLRKVAISLSWTLDDFKAAISKDIGNPPVPDTNLKLVFDELLERAREKEEREAKKRKRLGDDFFNLLCSFKEISVYSNWEDSKSSFEGSQEYSAIEDEKLCKEIFEEYIAQLKEHTKENENKRKEEKARKEREREERERRKEKHKKGEREKEDHFKKDGVDNENVDVSDTLELKENRRLDKERSKKQRKRRYSDEEYSDEDEAGHDRSKKSQSHKDRKKSRRHGSAHESDGESRHRRHKRDHRNGSYKNLDHEELEDGECGDDGAIEVMMRKKLARFG; from the exons ATGGCCAATAATCCTCAATATTCAGGTTTGCAG CCCCTTCGGCCTCCTGTTGTTGGTCCCATGGATCAAGGTAGATCATTTGTTCCACCCATGACAGCTCAG TTTCGACCTGCAGTCCCTGGACCTCACTCACAGCAGTTTGTTCCCTTGCCTTCTCCGCATTTTCAGCCTCTTGGCCAGGGTGTTCCCTTGATGAATGCTGGAATGCCCCCTCCGCCTCCTCAACCTCAACAATCCCAGTTTTCTCAGCCAGTGGCTCACTTACCTTTAAGACCTTGTGAGCCAGTTCACGGGACATTACCACCCCAAACAATTCCACTGCCAGTGGCTCAGCAAAACAGGCAATATACTCCTGAATTGCAACAAGCACAGCCTCTCACTCAACCTGCTGCTATTGGGATGCCTGGTCCAGGTGGTTCTGGAACATCTTTATCTGCATCATACAGT TATGGGCCACCTCAAAATTACAATACCACTATTGTTCAACCTGTGCCCCAATCACATGCACCGGTTGTTTCTTCTGGAGGCCAGCTGGGGAGTTTGGTTTCAGTCACACCTCTGAATCACTCAAGAGAACAGCCTTATGCTACCTCCTCTGTAACTTCA GCAGCCAATGTTTTGCTGATGCCTTCTGCTACAGCAGCTTCATCAGAGTGGAGAGAACATACATCTCCTGACGGTAGAAG aTATTATTACAACAAGAAGACCAAAATATCTAGCTGGGAGAAGCCTTTTGAATTGATGACTGCAATAGAG AGGGCAGATGCATCAACCAACTGGAAAGAGTTCACAAGTCCTGAAGGAAGAAA atattattataacaaGATGACCAAAGAATCTAAATGGATAATTCCCGAGGAACTGAAG TTGGCTCGGGAGAGAGTAGAGAAGTCATCTACTCTAGGAACTGAGAAGGAACCTGTTCCTCTTGAACTCCCTTCTGTTTCTACTCTGGAAGCACCATCTACTACTGCTGATACTCAAACTACTGCCAAAGAACTAGCATCTAATGCATTGTCAGTAGCTGCTGCCGATTTACAAACTGATAAGGATGCTTCTCCTGGTGCTGTTTCAAGTGTAGAAACAAATGGTGGAGTTCAGTCACCTGTCAATATAGTTCCTTCTAGTTGTGCTATCTCAGAAAATGACGACTCTGCTGGTGTCGTGGAGGTTACTACTGTAGAACCCAG GAATGATTTGAACCAGTCCTCTGCTCAGGATACTGAGAATTTGACAGATGGTGTTTCTGCCCAAGAACTTGAG GAAACTAAGAAGGATACATCAGATGAGAAAGTTGAATTTACATTGGAAGAGAGAGCTATTGATCAGGACACTTCGGCTTATCCAAATAAGCAG GAAGCTAAAAATGCATTTAAAGCCCTCCTGGAGTCTGCTAATGTTGGTTCTGATTGGACTTGGGATCGG GCCATgagaattataattaatgacAAGAGGTATGGTGCTCTGAAAACACTTGGGGAACGGAAGCAGGCTTTCAATGAG TTCCTTggtcaaagaaaaaaacaggaGGTGGAGGAAAGACGAACCAAACAGAAAAAAGCGCGGGAAGAATTCAGAAAGATGCTGGAA GAGTCAACAGAGCTCACTTCATCTATGAGATGGGG CAAAGCTGagtcaatatttgaaaatgatgagcGATTCCAAGCAGTTGAAAGAGATAGGGACCGACGTGATCTCTTTGAGAGCTTCTTGGAGGAACTCAAGAACAAG GAGCGTGCAAAAGCACAGGAGGAGCGTAGTCGAAACATTCTggaatatagaaaatttttagAATCTTGTGACTTTATCAAG GCTAGTAGCCAGTGGCGTAAAGTACAAGATCGGTTAGAGGTTGATGAAAGATGCTCACGCCTTGAAAAAATTGATCGTTTGGAAATATTCCAG GAATACCTACGTGACTtagaaaaggaagaggaggagCAGAGAAAAATACAGAAG GAAGAATTGAGAAAAGCAGAACGTAAAAACCGTGACGAGTTTCGCAAGATGATGGAAGAACACATTGCTGCTGGGCTTCTTACTCCTAAAATTCATTGGCGTGACTACTGCATGAAG GTTAAAGAGCTACCTGCATATTTGGCTGTTGCTGCAAATACTTCTGGTTCAACTCCAAAAGATTTGTTTGAAGATGTTGCGGAAGAGCTACAAAAACAA TATCGTGATGACAAAACTAGAATAAAAGATGCTGTGAAGCTGAGGAAG GTTGCAATATCATTGTCATGGACACTTGATGACTTTAAAGCTGCCATTTCCAAAGATATCGGGAATCCTCCAGTACCAGACACCAACTTAAAG TTAGTATTTGATGAGTTGCTCGAACGGGCTAGGGAGAAGGAGGAGAGAGAAGCTAAGAAGCGTAAACGTCTTGgggatgatttttttaatcttttatgtTCATTTAAG GAAATATCTGTATATTCCAATTGGGAAGACTCAAAATCCTCTTTTGAAGGAAGCCAAGAATACAG tgCCATTGAGGATGAGAAACTATGTAAGGAAATATTTGAGGAGTACATTGCGCAACTGAAGGaacacacaaaagaaaatgaaaataagcgaaaggaagaaaag GcaagaaaggaaagagagagagaagaaagagagagaaggaaggagaaacacaaaaaaggagaaagagaaaaagaggatCACTTCAAGAAAGATGGAGTAGACAATGAAAATGTTGATGTTTCAGATACCCTCGAATTGAAAGAGAATAGGCGATTGGACAAAGAACGTAGTAAGAAACAAAGGAAGAGGCGATATAGTGATGAGGAATACTCGGATGAAGATGAAGCAGGCCATGATCGATCCAAGAAATCCCAATCACATAAAGACCGGAAGAAGTCTAGGCGG CATGGATCTGCTCATGAGTCAGATGGTGAAAGTAGACATAGAAGGCACAAGAGAGATCATCGAAATGGTTCATATAAGAATTTAGATCACGAGGAGCTTGAAGATGGGGAATGTGGCGACGATGGGGCAA TTGAAGTCATGATGAGAAAGAAACTTGCAAGGTTTGGATGA
- the LOC101220076 gene encoding pre-mRNA-processing protein 40A isoform X1 — protein sequence MANNPQYSGLQPLRPPVVGPMDQGRSFVPPMTAQQFRPAVPGPHSQQFVPLPSPHFQPLGQGVPLMNAGMPPPPPQPQQSQFSQPVAHLPLRPCEPVHGTLPPQTIPLPVAQQNRQYTPELQQAQPLTQPAAIGMPGPGGSGTSLSASYSYGPPQNYNTTIVQPVPQSHAPVVSSGGQLGSLVSVTPLNHSREQPYATSSVTSAANVLLMPSATAASSEWREHTSPDGRRYYYNKKTKISSWEKPFELMTAIERADASTNWKEFTSPEGRKYYYNKMTKESKWIIPEELKLARERVEKSSTLGTEKEPVPLELPSVSTLEAPSTTADTQTTAKELASNALSVAAADLQTDKDASPGAVSSVETNGGVQSPVNIVPSSCAISENDDSAGVVEVTTVEPRNDLNQSSAQDTENLTDGVSAQELEETKKDTSDEKVEFTLEERAIDQDTSAYPNKQEAKNAFKALLESANVGSDWTWDRAMRIIINDKRYGALKTLGERKQAFNEFLGQRKKQEVEERRTKQKKAREEFRKMLEESTELTSSMRWGKAESIFENDERFQAVERDRDRRDLFESFLEELKNKERAKAQEERSRNILEYRKFLESCDFIKASSQWRKVQDRLEVDERCSRLEKIDRLEIFQEYLRDLEKEEEEQRKIQKEELRKAERKNRDEFRKMMEEHIAAGLLTPKIHWRDYCMKVKELPAYLAVAANTSGSTPKDLFEDVAEELQKQYRDDKTRIKDAVKLRKVAISLSWTLDDFKAAISKDIGNPPVPDTNLKLVFDELLERAREKEEREAKKRKRLGDDFFNLLCSFKEISVYSNWEDSKSSFEGSQEYSAIEDEKLCKEIFEEYIAQLKEHTKENENKRKEEKARKEREREERERRKEKHKKGEREKEDHFKKDGVDNENVDVSDTLELKENRRLDKERSKKQRKRRYSDEEYSDEDEAGHDRSKKSQSHKDRKKSRRHGSAHESDGESRHRRHKRDHRNGSYKNLDHEELEDGECGDDGAIEVMMRKKLARFG from the exons ATGGCCAATAATCCTCAATATTCAGGTTTGCAG CCCCTTCGGCCTCCTGTTGTTGGTCCCATGGATCAAGGTAGATCATTTGTTCCACCCATGACAGCTCAG CAGTTTCGACCTGCAGTCCCTGGACCTCACTCACAGCAGTTTGTTCCCTTGCCTTCTCCGCATTTTCAGCCTCTTGGCCAGGGTGTTCCCTTGATGAATGCTGGAATGCCCCCTCCGCCTCCTCAACCTCAACAATCCCAGTTTTCTCAGCCAGTGGCTCACTTACCTTTAAGACCTTGTGAGCCAGTTCACGGGACATTACCACCCCAAACAATTCCACTGCCAGTGGCTCAGCAAAACAGGCAATATACTCCTGAATTGCAACAAGCACAGCCTCTCACTCAACCTGCTGCTATTGGGATGCCTGGTCCAGGTGGTTCTGGAACATCTTTATCTGCATCATACAGT TATGGGCCACCTCAAAATTACAATACCACTATTGTTCAACCTGTGCCCCAATCACATGCACCGGTTGTTTCTTCTGGAGGCCAGCTGGGGAGTTTGGTTTCAGTCACACCTCTGAATCACTCAAGAGAACAGCCTTATGCTACCTCCTCTGTAACTTCA GCAGCCAATGTTTTGCTGATGCCTTCTGCTACAGCAGCTTCATCAGAGTGGAGAGAACATACATCTCCTGACGGTAGAAG aTATTATTACAACAAGAAGACCAAAATATCTAGCTGGGAGAAGCCTTTTGAATTGATGACTGCAATAGAG AGGGCAGATGCATCAACCAACTGGAAAGAGTTCACAAGTCCTGAAGGAAGAAA atattattataacaaGATGACCAAAGAATCTAAATGGATAATTCCCGAGGAACTGAAG TTGGCTCGGGAGAGAGTAGAGAAGTCATCTACTCTAGGAACTGAGAAGGAACCTGTTCCTCTTGAACTCCCTTCTGTTTCTACTCTGGAAGCACCATCTACTACTGCTGATACTCAAACTACTGCCAAAGAACTAGCATCTAATGCATTGTCAGTAGCTGCTGCCGATTTACAAACTGATAAGGATGCTTCTCCTGGTGCTGTTTCAAGTGTAGAAACAAATGGTGGAGTTCAGTCACCTGTCAATATAGTTCCTTCTAGTTGTGCTATCTCAGAAAATGACGACTCTGCTGGTGTCGTGGAGGTTACTACTGTAGAACCCAG GAATGATTTGAACCAGTCCTCTGCTCAGGATACTGAGAATTTGACAGATGGTGTTTCTGCCCAAGAACTTGAG GAAACTAAGAAGGATACATCAGATGAGAAAGTTGAATTTACATTGGAAGAGAGAGCTATTGATCAGGACACTTCGGCTTATCCAAATAAGCAG GAAGCTAAAAATGCATTTAAAGCCCTCCTGGAGTCTGCTAATGTTGGTTCTGATTGGACTTGGGATCGG GCCATgagaattataattaatgacAAGAGGTATGGTGCTCTGAAAACACTTGGGGAACGGAAGCAGGCTTTCAATGAG TTCCTTggtcaaagaaaaaaacaggaGGTGGAGGAAAGACGAACCAAACAGAAAAAAGCGCGGGAAGAATTCAGAAAGATGCTGGAA GAGTCAACAGAGCTCACTTCATCTATGAGATGGGG CAAAGCTGagtcaatatttgaaaatgatgagcGATTCCAAGCAGTTGAAAGAGATAGGGACCGACGTGATCTCTTTGAGAGCTTCTTGGAGGAACTCAAGAACAAG GAGCGTGCAAAAGCACAGGAGGAGCGTAGTCGAAACATTCTggaatatagaaaatttttagAATCTTGTGACTTTATCAAG GCTAGTAGCCAGTGGCGTAAAGTACAAGATCGGTTAGAGGTTGATGAAAGATGCTCACGCCTTGAAAAAATTGATCGTTTGGAAATATTCCAG GAATACCTACGTGACTtagaaaaggaagaggaggagCAGAGAAAAATACAGAAG GAAGAATTGAGAAAAGCAGAACGTAAAAACCGTGACGAGTTTCGCAAGATGATGGAAGAACACATTGCTGCTGGGCTTCTTACTCCTAAAATTCATTGGCGTGACTACTGCATGAAG GTTAAAGAGCTACCTGCATATTTGGCTGTTGCTGCAAATACTTCTGGTTCAACTCCAAAAGATTTGTTTGAAGATGTTGCGGAAGAGCTACAAAAACAA TATCGTGATGACAAAACTAGAATAAAAGATGCTGTGAAGCTGAGGAAG GTTGCAATATCATTGTCATGGACACTTGATGACTTTAAAGCTGCCATTTCCAAAGATATCGGGAATCCTCCAGTACCAGACACCAACTTAAAG TTAGTATTTGATGAGTTGCTCGAACGGGCTAGGGAGAAGGAGGAGAGAGAAGCTAAGAAGCGTAAACGTCTTGgggatgatttttttaatcttttatgtTCATTTAAG GAAATATCTGTATATTCCAATTGGGAAGACTCAAAATCCTCTTTTGAAGGAAGCCAAGAATACAG tgCCATTGAGGATGAGAAACTATGTAAGGAAATATTTGAGGAGTACATTGCGCAACTGAAGGaacacacaaaagaaaatgaaaataagcgaaaggaagaaaag GcaagaaaggaaagagagagagaagaaagagagagaaggaaggagaaacacaaaaaaggagaaagagaaaaagaggatCACTTCAAGAAAGATGGAGTAGACAATGAAAATGTTGATGTTTCAGATACCCTCGAATTGAAAGAGAATAGGCGATTGGACAAAGAACGTAGTAAGAAACAAAGGAAGAGGCGATATAGTGATGAGGAATACTCGGATGAAGATGAAGCAGGCCATGATCGATCCAAGAAATCCCAATCACATAAAGACCGGAAGAAGTCTAGGCGG CATGGATCTGCTCATGAGTCAGATGGTGAAAGTAGACATAGAAGGCACAAGAGAGATCATCGAAATGGTTCATATAAGAATTTAGATCACGAGGAGCTTGAAGATGGGGAATGTGGCGACGATGGGGCAA TTGAAGTCATGATGAGAAAGAAACTTGCAAGGTTTGGATGA
- the LOC101220076 gene encoding pre-mRNA-processing protein 40A isoform X4, producing the protein MANNPQYSGLQPLRPPVVGPMDQGRSFVPPMTAQQFRPAVPGPHSQQFVPLPSPHFQPLGQGVPLMNAGMPPPPPQPQQSQFSQPVAHLPLRPCEPVHGTLPPQTIPLPVAQQNRQYTPELQQAQPLTQPAAIGMPGPGGSGTSLSASYSYGPPQNYNTTIVQPVPQSHAPVVSSGGQLGSLVSVTPLNHSREQPYATSSVTSAANVLLMPSATAASSEWREHTSPDGRRYYYNKKTKISSWEKPFELMTAIERADASTNWKEFTSPEGRKYYYNKMTKESKWIIPEELKLARERVEKSSTLGTEKEPVPLELPSVSTLEAPSTTADTQTTAKELASNALSVAAADLQTDKDASPGAVSSVETNGGVQSPVNIVPSSCAISENDDSAGVVEVTTVEPRNDLNQSSAQDTENLTDGVSAQELEETKKDTSDEKVEFTLEERAIDQDTSAYPNKQEAKNAFKALLESANVGSDWTWDRAMRIIINDKRYGALKTLGERKQAFNEFLGQRKKQEVEERRTKQKKAREEFRKMLEESTELTSSMRWGKAESIFENDERFQAVERDRDRRDLFESFLEELKNKERAKAQEERSRNILEYRKFLESCDFIKASSQWRKVQDRLEVDERCSRLEKIDRLEIFQEYLRDLEKEEEEQRKIQKEELRKAERKNRDEFRKMMEEHIAAGLLTPKIHWRDYCMKVKELPAYLAVAANTSGSTPKDLFEDVAEELQKQYRDDKTRIKDAVKLRKVAISLSWTLDDFKAAISKDIGNPPVPDTNLKLVFDELLERAREKEEREAKKRKRLGDDFFNLLCSFKEISVYSNWEDSKSSFEGSQEYSAIEDEKLCKEIFEEYIAQLKEHTKENENKRKEEKARKEREREERERRKEKHKKGEREKEDHFKKDGVDNENVDVSDTLELKENRRLDKERSKKQRKRRYSDEEYSDEDEAGHDRSKKSQSHKDRKKSRRHGSAHESDGESRHRRHKRDHRNGSYKNLDHEELEDGECGDDGAS; encoded by the exons ATGGCCAATAATCCTCAATATTCAGGTTTGCAG CCCCTTCGGCCTCCTGTTGTTGGTCCCATGGATCAAGGTAGATCATTTGTTCCACCCATGACAGCTCAG CAGTTTCGACCTGCAGTCCCTGGACCTCACTCACAGCAGTTTGTTCCCTTGCCTTCTCCGCATTTTCAGCCTCTTGGCCAGGGTGTTCCCTTGATGAATGCTGGAATGCCCCCTCCGCCTCCTCAACCTCAACAATCCCAGTTTTCTCAGCCAGTGGCTCACTTACCTTTAAGACCTTGTGAGCCAGTTCACGGGACATTACCACCCCAAACAATTCCACTGCCAGTGGCTCAGCAAAACAGGCAATATACTCCTGAATTGCAACAAGCACAGCCTCTCACTCAACCTGCTGCTATTGGGATGCCTGGTCCAGGTGGTTCTGGAACATCTTTATCTGCATCATACAGT TATGGGCCACCTCAAAATTACAATACCACTATTGTTCAACCTGTGCCCCAATCACATGCACCGGTTGTTTCTTCTGGAGGCCAGCTGGGGAGTTTGGTTTCAGTCACACCTCTGAATCACTCAAGAGAACAGCCTTATGCTACCTCCTCTGTAACTTCA GCAGCCAATGTTTTGCTGATGCCTTCTGCTACAGCAGCTTCATCAGAGTGGAGAGAACATACATCTCCTGACGGTAGAAG aTATTATTACAACAAGAAGACCAAAATATCTAGCTGGGAGAAGCCTTTTGAATTGATGACTGCAATAGAG AGGGCAGATGCATCAACCAACTGGAAAGAGTTCACAAGTCCTGAAGGAAGAAA atattattataacaaGATGACCAAAGAATCTAAATGGATAATTCCCGAGGAACTGAAG TTGGCTCGGGAGAGAGTAGAGAAGTCATCTACTCTAGGAACTGAGAAGGAACCTGTTCCTCTTGAACTCCCTTCTGTTTCTACTCTGGAAGCACCATCTACTACTGCTGATACTCAAACTACTGCCAAAGAACTAGCATCTAATGCATTGTCAGTAGCTGCTGCCGATTTACAAACTGATAAGGATGCTTCTCCTGGTGCTGTTTCAAGTGTAGAAACAAATGGTGGAGTTCAGTCACCTGTCAATATAGTTCCTTCTAGTTGTGCTATCTCAGAAAATGACGACTCTGCTGGTGTCGTGGAGGTTACTACTGTAGAACCCAG GAATGATTTGAACCAGTCCTCTGCTCAGGATACTGAGAATTTGACAGATGGTGTTTCTGCCCAAGAACTTGAG GAAACTAAGAAGGATACATCAGATGAGAAAGTTGAATTTACATTGGAAGAGAGAGCTATTGATCAGGACACTTCGGCTTATCCAAATAAGCAG GAAGCTAAAAATGCATTTAAAGCCCTCCTGGAGTCTGCTAATGTTGGTTCTGATTGGACTTGGGATCGG GCCATgagaattataattaatgacAAGAGGTATGGTGCTCTGAAAACACTTGGGGAACGGAAGCAGGCTTTCAATGAG TTCCTTggtcaaagaaaaaaacaggaGGTGGAGGAAAGACGAACCAAACAGAAAAAAGCGCGGGAAGAATTCAGAAAGATGCTGGAA GAGTCAACAGAGCTCACTTCATCTATGAGATGGGG CAAAGCTGagtcaatatttgaaaatgatgagcGATTCCAAGCAGTTGAAAGAGATAGGGACCGACGTGATCTCTTTGAGAGCTTCTTGGAGGAACTCAAGAACAAG GAGCGTGCAAAAGCACAGGAGGAGCGTAGTCGAAACATTCTggaatatagaaaatttttagAATCTTGTGACTTTATCAAG GCTAGTAGCCAGTGGCGTAAAGTACAAGATCGGTTAGAGGTTGATGAAAGATGCTCACGCCTTGAAAAAATTGATCGTTTGGAAATATTCCAG GAATACCTACGTGACTtagaaaaggaagaggaggagCAGAGAAAAATACAGAAG GAAGAATTGAGAAAAGCAGAACGTAAAAACCGTGACGAGTTTCGCAAGATGATGGAAGAACACATTGCTGCTGGGCTTCTTACTCCTAAAATTCATTGGCGTGACTACTGCATGAAG GTTAAAGAGCTACCTGCATATTTGGCTGTTGCTGCAAATACTTCTGGTTCAACTCCAAAAGATTTGTTTGAAGATGTTGCGGAAGAGCTACAAAAACAA TATCGTGATGACAAAACTAGAATAAAAGATGCTGTGAAGCTGAGGAAG GTTGCAATATCATTGTCATGGACACTTGATGACTTTAAAGCTGCCATTTCCAAAGATATCGGGAATCCTCCAGTACCAGACACCAACTTAAAG TTAGTATTTGATGAGTTGCTCGAACGGGCTAGGGAGAAGGAGGAGAGAGAAGCTAAGAAGCGTAAACGTCTTGgggatgatttttttaatcttttatgtTCATTTAAG GAAATATCTGTATATTCCAATTGGGAAGACTCAAAATCCTCTTTTGAAGGAAGCCAAGAATACAG tgCCATTGAGGATGAGAAACTATGTAAGGAAATATTTGAGGAGTACATTGCGCAACTGAAGGaacacacaaaagaaaatgaaaataagcgaaaggaagaaaag GcaagaaaggaaagagagagagaagaaagagagagaaggaaggagaaacacaaaaaaggagaaagagaaaaagaggatCACTTCAAGAAAGATGGAGTAGACAATGAAAATGTTGATGTTTCAGATACCCTCGAATTGAAAGAGAATAGGCGATTGGACAAAGAACGTAGTAAGAAACAAAGGAAGAGGCGATATAGTGATGAGGAATACTCGGATGAAGATGAAGCAGGCCATGATCGATCCAAGAAATCCCAATCACATAAAGACCGGAAGAAGTCTAGGCGG CATGGATCTGCTCATGAGTCAGATGGTGAAAGTAGACATAGAAGGCACAAGAGAGATCATCGAAATGGTTCATATAAGAATTTAGATCACGAGGAGCTTGAAGATGGGGAATGTGGCGACGATGGGGCAA GTTAA